One genomic segment of Cinclus cinclus chromosome 33, bCinCin1.1, whole genome shotgun sequence includes these proteins:
- the LOC134055567 gene encoding serine/threonine-protein kinase pim-1-like, translated as MTGVVVPAPTGLNWAVGHDGSHSLPLPVPSRLMPPARPRPRAGLPRPRPRPRPRPRPSCRGLSSARLWLYWQWRCWAGISAWCGIASLWLRLPRPRPRPRPRPRPRPRPRPRLLPEPAERTQGAAAPAASVGASPARAPPLGSAAAGPEPPLSRSKERTPGAARPGTAEGRSGPVSGPGPSADSRVSPAGKVEHGIKERYQLGSLLGRGGFGSVWAATRLSDGAPVAIKRVPRNRVRHWGELPDGTSAPMEIVLLDKVSTGFPGVVQLLEWLELPSDILMVLERPERCQDLCHFIRARGFLSEEVARQLFRQVLEAVQHCTSCGVLHRDVKPENILVDLASGQAKLIDFGCGTYLQDTAYTHFAGTRSYSPPEWTRFGWYYGKPATIWSLGILLHQMVCGKHPFRRGRNISWNHQLSLPQRLSQDCQDLIKRCLSMLDIERPSLEDLLCDPWMQQIHEVFQVGSSVDQEVLGTSCGVDGPCAWRRLRTSFGTSFSASSDGMSSQPITVSITLLPSLMPLTMRNTDPQA; from the exons ATGACGGGCGTTGTTGTCCCAGCTCCAACGGGGCTCAACTGGGCCGTGGGGCATGACGGGAGCCACag tctcccTCTCCCCGTTCCGAGCCGGCTCATGCCCCCAGCCCGCCCTCGGCCCCGAGCGGGGcttccccgtccccgtccccgtccccgtccccgtccccggcCGTCCTGCCGCGGTCTCTCCTCCGCCCGGCTCTGGCTGTACTGGCAGTGGCGCTGCTGGGCGGGGATCAGTGCCTGGTGCGGCATCGCCTCCCTTTGGCTccgcctgccccggccccggccccggccccggccccggccccggccccggccccggccccggcc cCGGCTGCTCCCGGAGCCCGCAGAGCGCACAcagggcgcggccgctcccgccgcctccgttggggcttccccggcccgagctccgccgctcggcagcgcggccgctgGCCCCGAGCCGCCACTGTCGCGTTCCAAAGAGCGAACACCAggggctgcccggcccgggacggctGAGGGGCGCTCGGGGCCCGTgtctggccccgggccgagcgctgacagcCGCGTCTCGCCGGCAGGGAAGGTGGAGCACGGCATTAAGGAGCGCTACCAGCTCGGTTCGCTGCTGGGgcgcggcggcttcggcagcgtctggGCGGCGACGCGGCTCtcggacggcgccccg gtggccatcaaaaggGTGCCACGGAACCGCGTCCGACACTGGggtgagctg cccgaCGGCACCAGCGcaccaatggagatcgtgctcctggacaaggtgtccactggctTCCCTGGTgttgtccagctgctggagtggcttgAGCTCCCCAGCGACATCCTGATGGTGCTGGAGCGCCCGGAGCGGTGTCAGGACCTCTGTCATTTCATTCGGGCACGGGGGTTCCTGTCCGAGGAGGTGGCGCGGcagctgttccgccaggtgctggaggccgtgcagcactgcaccagctgcGGAGTCCTGCACAGGGATGTCAAACCGGAGAACATCCTCGTTGACCTGGCCAGCGGGCAGGCAAAACTGATTgattttggctgtggcacctacctgcaggacacagcctacACTCactttgcag gaacacggtcctacagccccccggAATGGACCCGCTTTGGCTGGTACTATGGCAAGCCAGctaccatctggtccctgggcatcctgctgcacCAGATGGTCTGTGGGAAGCACCCTTTCAGGAGGGGCCGGAACATCAGCTGGAACCATCAGCTCTCACTGCCACAacggctctctcaag aCTGCCAAGATCTGATCAAAAGGTGTTTATCCATGCTCGACATAGAAAGGCCCTCATTAGAAGACCTGCTTTGTgacccttggatgcagcaaattcac gaagtgttccaggtggggtcCAGTGTGGATCAGGAGGTGCTTGGGACCAGCTGCGGTGTGGACGGGCCGTGtgcttggagaaggctgaggacatcgTTTGGGACCAGCTTTTCTGCCAGCAGCGATGGCATGAG TTCCCAGCCCATCACAGTGTCCATCACGTTGCTGCCTTCCTTAATGCCCCTCACCATGAGGAACACTGATCCCCAGGCTTAG